Proteins from a single region of Palaemon carinicauda isolate YSFRI2023 chromosome 1, ASM3689809v2, whole genome shotgun sequence:
- the LOC137645730 gene encoding uncharacterized protein: MLVSNSLVLVTGKKAKSLVLVTGKKAKSLVLVTGKKRKKAKSLVLVTGKKAKSLVLVTGKKAKSLVLVTGKKAKFLVLVTGKKAKALVLVTGKKAKSLVLVTGKKAKVLVLVTGKKS, from the exons ATGTTAGTTTCGAAT TCCTTGGTCCTTGTTACAGGAAAAAAAGCTAAGTCCTTGGTCCTTGTTACAGGAAAAAAAGCTAAGTCCTTGGTCCTTGTTACAGGAAAAAAAA GAAAAAAAGCTAAGTCCTTGGTCCTTGTTACAGGAAAAAAAGCTAAGTCCTTGGTCCTTGTTACAGGAAAAAAAGCTAAGTCCTTGGTCCTTGTTACGGGGAAAAAAGCTAAGTTCTTGGTCCTTGTTACAGGGAAAAAAGCTAAGGCCTTGGTCCTTGTTACAGGAAAAAAAGCTAAGTCCTTGGTCCTTGTTACAGGAAAAAAAGCTAAGGTCTTGGTCCTTGTTACAGGAAAAAAAAGCTAA